The region aactaataatttttaggTGACTCTTCATTCGCCTCCATTATGACTCCTAATTCTTACCACTTTTGTTAACTCTCGGGAACAATTTTTCatctaatttaaatatatttttcataattttaaaatatttaagattaaatatatatgaagtttttgtcaaattttgcaagttgtgtgatactcattgtggttttgtttggttgagtactcattttttcatatattaattcattaatacatgcctaaataatgagatcaatattcgtcgtgcaacgcacggggtaaaaacactagttattatacattttccgatgtataaaaaaaaagacattattATAAAAAACAATAGTAAAAGTCAACGCCAATTATGTCATTTAgagaaattaatattatttatattattcattgaTGCAATTATAGTAAAGGAACAAAAGCTTCCGttgtaaaacaaaaaaaatagtaaaggAACAAAGATgtaattataatataatatctGCAACACATTTAATTTGTATTATAAATCGTCATGTTATTTATAACATTTTTATAACAAAATCTTGACCAATTAATTAGTTTGAATAAAGAATGAGTTGTTACATTCTCTCATGTTCATTAAGAGCTCAATTTAGTAGCAGAAATTTTAGCTCGTCAGACGTCTAGAGAGATGCAGTTTCTTGGCGGATATGGAACTATGGAAGTTTTCTCCTTCCATTTTGATTTTGCTTTTGTGTTCGGACCTTCTattttgtattttctttttctttctgatAATATTCTTTAACTTTCCAAGTGACCGAAACAAATGATAGATGGATGGCTCCACAAGGTTTTATTAAAATGAATGTTGATACTGGGTGGACAGGAATGAGTTCAACAGGTTATGGGCTCTTGTGAGATCATGCAAGGGTGAACTACTAATTGATTCATCTCATCCCCAAGTCGAAAGACAAGACCCTTTGGTTGTTAAGCGTTAGGTAGCGACGTAGCGTTTGGTGACAGAACAGAACAGGACAGAACAGAACGGAACGGGATAGAACAAGATGaaacaggacaataatgttctctgtgttgtgtttgataACTCTAGATCATTTGAACAAAACCATTAGTTCAATTACACATATAACCCTATTATACGTTATATTTTATTTGAGAATAAAAAATGACAAACAATACATAACATtctttcatatttatatttacaAATATATAACAACATTGGATTAAAATTAatgttaaaatttatatttttaattaaaatttccaGAAAACCCTATAATATATTTCCTTCTCCATTCGCTACCCCTCTGAAAcgcctcttcctcctcctcccatgGTTTCACTATTGCACAAGTGCAGTTCAAAATTTATTGGTTTCGTttgaaaaatatcaaaattcaattttgcGTGATTTCTTTCTCTGATTGAATTATTGGCTCAAATTCTTTCACAAATTATTTCAATCTGGGCGTGAATTCAATTCACAGATGTGAACCATGTGCATTGttgaattgattttttattttttctctggagttttctttctttcatatgCTGTCATAGGGCACATCTCAAGTTTATTGGCTCACATGGAATCAATGCAATGTGAATAATATATAATTGACTTTCAATCACAGCTATGGTCATTTGTTTCATGTTTCAATCGAGGTTTCCAGGATTCACATGGAATCCTATTTTACTGTTccgtgaagaagaagagaaattagGGGAGGGGTCTAGCGAGATtttaaatactccctccggtcctatttataagcagcaaaaaaaaaatcacataatttaagaaatgtagttaaactagttaaaatgcattaaatttgtcctAAATTAAACTAAACTTCCAAAATCACCGTTTGTTATACCTCTTTCTATCATTAATAGCTTTATTCTTTTTCATTGATCTCTTTTCTCAAAACTCTTACTACTTAATCAAGTTAAATTCTTTTTCCAAGGTGCATAATAACTACAGCAATAGTGCAATGTGTGTCCACCTTAACGGTTGCTTCTTACTCAAAAGTGTTTAAACTTCTCATGCGTACTATCTAGAAAAGATTTATTCTACTACTGCTTTTTGCATCtgaaatttgaagttttgagggTAAAAATTTTGGCGCAACATAGAGCTGGGTACTATAAATATGTGATTTACAAAGACAATTCTTGCACTTCAACTTTTTCTTACCAAATTAAGTCTTGTTATGCCTCTAGAAATTGATTTGAATTATGAGCCACCACTATTGGTAATAGCATTAACAATTGTTATCATCAATTGAACTTCtcttaaaaaaatacatattacAAGAAGTAGTTATTAATGTTTGATAGTGGAAGAAAGAGAATAATTAAGGAGAGATATTTTAGTAGatagaattaataagggtattgttggaaaaaaataattaataaagcaCAAACTTtcatctatctatatctatatatatatgaaaagaatGTTTTCTTCTAGAAGGTCTATGACACATGGCACCTCCAAATTCATCacttttccctccaagaaaaaaaaatggtcattttatttttttgtcacaACATACAATAATGACTCATTTATTATGGTCTTATattcaaaattatatttttcagtttttttatgtAACCATTACCTAtgaaatcatattttttttttgaaatggccTATGAAATCATAATTGGAAGTTGCAAATATTTCCAAAATAATTGAATCTTATATATTTGATTATTAATTTTACATTAAACGATGCATTTGAAAATATTGCGAAAATgatgaaaaattataaattaaatgtttaattttacatttagaaaattaaagattttaaaaatgttttttatcaCATATATTtgaaatgttttttattttaatttttatgaaatttttaCCAATAAAAAAACTTCACATTTTAGACATTCATCATTACTAAACATTTTATCCcttataattgaaattaatgaCTTCAATTAATACCTATAATTGatgaatataattaattacctttttaaaattcacattgaaaataaaaaattcaaattcaaaatatatttttggaaACTACCatattaattttacatttaaaatttgaattccGTTCATTAAGTTGCGAAGAAAACTGAAACAAGACGTGCCTTTCCTATTTTGTCCTATTTTCTTTGCTCACTACAGTATGTTGCTGGCTACTTTTTTACATAATCAATACAACCCTTTATAATTTACAccgatttaatttttttagtgttGTCACCGATTTACCTTATACATACTCTGCGCAtccctttaatttttttttagttccAACATCcctttaatatattaatataatatatatactaTAAATTTATAGTATTTTAAAAATACATTAATTTAGTAAAAGAACGATATAGTTTTTCCAAAAGATTTATATAAAAGGGTAATATGGTAAtcatatatatatcattttaaCTTTTTCTTTCACTCTCcattctttttctctctcaatccaaacaatttgaaaatcctctcatttttctCATATATTCATTTCTCTTATATTCTTTCCTCTTATATTCCTTCCTCTCATTTTCATTTCTGTATCCAAATAGAGCATTCACGACTATCTCAAGTAagcctcttctctcttctctataaAAGGAAGATTATCCATCAACTGCAGTGGCACATAGTTAACATGCTTTAAACATTCCAAAGCTTGTGATGTCCATGTTGCAGGTCATTGAATGAGAAAGGTGTATGGTTTATGTTAGTGGCCTCtccttttttaaaatattgttCAATTCATACCATGTGTTTTATAGTtgataaaatattttgttttttttttatacattgtCCTGCATTAATCTGATTCTAAAGTGTGACATGTGTGTTTTTATTCTATTGATCACACTATTTCTTTTTGTTCTATTGTTAGAGCACTTTGTGATTCAAATTTTTTAGGATAATGCATAGAGCCTTGAAATTTTACAGTTTTTAAAGATGATTTTTCATGTCATATGTGAAATACTTAGATCTTTATTTCAAGGATACCTTCAACAGTTTTGTGAATATAAATGTCAATCCTGAAAGTGTCTCCAGGCATGAGTAGAGCATTCCATCACTTTCAATTAAATACAATAAATTGTCAATATAAGAAAAATTACACCAATGTCTATAATTGCGAAAATGATGATTAAATAGTTTGAGCTTTAAGAATAAATTCAGTTTTATTACGTTATTTGGGTGTGTTTGATGTTGTAAATCTTCGAGGTTTTTCACACGGTACATCTTCTCCTCGCAACTTTgaatcttttattttaatttttacagtGCTCtacaatattaattttttattgttgtgctgAGTTGCATCTcacaatattattattatgaacTTTTTTacataattataattaattaagggagtatatatttatttaaactttCTAAATTTTAATATCCTATAGATCTATTAGATTGACTGATGAGGATGGGATGTGTGCTGCTGTATTGAATGCTGAAACGGGGTAAGGACCTTGCTTTTGGTTCGTCGTAGACAATCCTTGAAGGGTTGTTGTTCCTGGCTGGCTTCTTATTGTTAGGGGTTGATTTAAATTAGCTTAAGGTTATATATGAGtatgttttcttttgtttttggtgaTTGAAACAACATTGTATCTTATTTGTGTCTAACCTCACATGGGAGAGGTTGTTCTCATATATGTTTTATACTTTAATGGATTTTTGCTTAagcttaaaaaaaaatcatgtcacATGAGATGATCCAAATCTTCTATTTGTCCAGATGGAGTTCGAAGAACCAATTTTATACATTTCTTTCCTACgtgtatatatttgtaacaaacatgtatatatttatgtttatcaacaaaatttatatatttgtgcaattaaaaattatgaaaagatgaaaaatataataatacacAAACTtcacattttattttatataacatAAGTCAGAGGTGGATACGGTTGTGGTCATGGCAGTGGtggtaatggtggtggtgataatgGTAGTGTTGTGGGACAGTGGTTGCGACAATGACGATGATAGGGACGACAACGACGGTGGCAGTTGTGAAGGGTGGTGTTTGTGGTagtagaggtggtggtggcaatgatagtggtgggtggtggtagtagagtggtggtggtggtagtggtgatgACGGTAATGGAGGGTGTCGAGGAGGTGgtgagagtggtggtggtggcggcggtagtGGTTGTAGTGGCCGCACCGTTGTAGTGTGGTGGTGGTCGTAGTGaaaggtggtggtggcagtgggtGGTGGTTATTATGGGAGTAGAGTTGGTGGCAGTTaatgtggtggtggcgatgacggAAACAACAGTGACAGTGGCAATGGCAATGACGACATCAATTGTTGTGGTAATGGTGGTCGTGGTTGTGGCAAGTAGGTTATACGTCACAATATTATCAGGCCTTATCATTATTTatatggtggattaaataatcaatcattttaatgtataatatTAGATTCATGGATTAGTCTATACAATACAATATAAgaaccaaacaatggataaactcatattTATTGTATACGTTTATACTATCATATTTAGTACGACGTACCAAACGAACtcttataataataattttaaatgtaAATATCTTATATAAAATAATCATCCAAAAGATTTTTCTCAATTAACATTAACATCTTATTGTTTAcgaaatattaatatataaaatccatcaaaaatcaaatttaaatatttatctctaacaagtgattgtttgaactcttaGGTTGAGAGTTCGATTTCTAAGACCCGCACTCATCATACTCGGGTCGAAAATGTGAGAgtaatttaacaaaaaaaaaaatctaacaaatatttacatatttatgcaattaaaaattataaaaattacaaaaatataaTATGACAATTTTTTAGACATTATATAATAAAAGTCACCCGTGCTTTGCACGGGTCATTCAACTAGTTTGGTTCTTATAATAAGGACCAaaaattttcttctctttcatgcttataaataggaccggatgGAGTATAAGTTAgggtttaaattttttaataggGTGTTCTGTTTCGTTCtcttccgttccaccctttttcAGGGAACCAAAATGTCCTGTTCCAGGAGCCTTTtgttccgttccgttccatcTAAAAACTATGACAAACACAGAACATAACACatatgtcctgttccgttccgttctCACCTGTCTACCAAATGCTACCTTAATGCTGCAATGGAGCATGACAGTTGCACAAGATTTGGAGCTGGAAAGTGGAAAATGTCATTTTTTAGTCGGATTCGGAGTTTGTGGTGAGATGATCCACCTCCTGATGTTGATCAAGCTATCTTTGTAAGCTCATCTCTTACATCTTAATATGTTGAGCATTTTCTTCAAAAACTATGTctaacacaaaaaaaaattgaaattttcctTAAGAAATTTatagttttatatttatttccacATCTTTaacataatttttatttattagtatttttAAAGACATTATTATAAGTCttgtaaacaaaacaaaaaagtaaaaGTCAACGCCAATTATGTCATTTAgagaaattattattatttatattattcatcgatgcaatctatatactttagaaaagaggaaggctgTGAGCCCCACCTCCATGACTTGGCACTTCAAGAATTACTCTCCAACACCCCCCCTCTTTACATGACAAGTGTCACCTTCTGATTATTTTGGACTAAAATAATAGAAGCCCaatttaatttcagttttttaatgGAGGCCCAATAATCAAATCttaatgattttgtttttatggtttatgACTCCTAATTTATTGCATTCAAAATAATTCCAGCTATGTGTAAGCATGGAAAATTCGAATTACTTGACTTCTTTTGCAACCAATAAAAACTGAATAATTTTCCTAATATGttttaaatgaaattgaatgcaAAATGTGTAAATGCATTGACCAAATCATTATTACAATAAAATTAAGTGGTGGTGTACGCATaacattgaataaaaaaattgaaggcaTATTGTGTAAAGAGAATAATTTCATTGACCAAAATGCCCCGATATGCTattcatatttaaatcattccttatttaaaatggtGGAATTAATGAAAATTACATGGAAAATTTGAATTCTGTCAAATATACATTTAATGCTCTGCGTTTAATCGTGACAAGCAAAAGTCAAGAATGAATATGGAGTTTCAATTCcgcatataattattttttcgtTACAAACTAATCTCttcgttactttttttttaatccttttTTAAGATGAATATACCAGTAACCCTAATTCTCAAATTCCTATATAAATCACCTCATGGTattcttcaatttcatcatttttttccCACCAACTATTGGTTTTGAAATATACTTTGTTCGAATGGCAATCGACGATCTCGCCACCATCGATGCCTCAAAAGAAAACTGGTCTATTGTCGCAAAGGTGAACCGTTTGTGGCttagtccgagcttatatggatccaagcttccattttccatggacatgattcttatggatgacaaggtaaatCACTTTTCACATAAACATCATGTTTTACGTCCTTTTTTGCTTAAACTATAAATCTCTAATGTTCTCATTTTAATGAATTTTAGGGTTGTAAGATTCATGTGACCGTTAGGAAGACTCTGATATACCgattccaatctttgataaGTGAGGGTCGTGTATATCAGATTTCGTTCTTTGGCGTTGGTGAAAGCGGACGTGATTTCCGACCAACCGGGcatccattcaagatcaactttgatattcatacaTCTGTGCGCTTGGTTCCCAACAGGGCCATCGATTTAAGCCCGTACAATTTTGTGCCGATATCTGATATAATGTTCAAGGATCTTGATACGTCTTTTCTTATAGGTATATACTCTTTTTGGcccttttgatttttaaattactATTCTGGGATTTGGATTAATATTGCTATGATTTTGCAGATGTCATTGGAATtctcactggtgcaagtgctgaaCAAGAATTCGAAAAAGATGGCGGGAAGCAGAAAAGAATTACTATTGAACTTGACCAAGACGGGTACACCCAAATTTCATACcttatttcaaattttgtacATCTTTGATTATTAAGTTTTTATGGTTTTATAATTTCTCATTCGTCATAATAGGGCTCGGGTTGAATGCGCCTTTTTTGGAAAGTATGTTGATGAGGTCGTTGGTTACCTTGGATCTGCTGATGCAACCAATGCCGTTGTTGTTGTGAGTTGTGTCAAAGTAAAGCCCTTTAAAGGTATTTTAAAGCTTCATCTGGTGTCAAATAATTAAAGTGCAGtgacaatttttttgaaaacattcataatttttattttacaggTAAGACAAGTCTCCAAAATGTTTATGGAGCTACAAATGTTCTTTTTAATCATCTCATAGAAGAAGCTGCTCCCCTCCGAACTCGGTGAGTTCAGTTCTGTTGTTTAAATTACTCTCCTTTTTTATTGATATCAAATTATTTAATCGTCTATCTTCTAGGTTTTTGGAATCACATGATAATACGGTGCATGTCATTAGTCCTCTGCAAGATTCTACAAAGAAATCTACCCTTGAAGATGATTTTCTAAAGCAGAATGATGGGAAAACCATCGAGCAACTAAAAGATCTTGCATAGGTATGTATATGGGttcatatgtttttatttttaaacttaaTTTTTCCCTGGAATCAATGCTGCCTGCAATAACCACCCACTGTATTTTCAGAGGGTTCATGAAattttagaaatttcaaaatctttaccgattaaaaaattaataagtcTTAAGGTATATCACTTTAAATTTATAACCTATATTTGACTTCAGAAAATAAATCATAAACAGCATTAAAAATGAATCATTGATGCCAACTTCAGAAAATAAACCACGTTAAAGTTTATGAGATTTAGGGTCTACTAAAACCAATCACTGATGCTTGCTTTGCTATGAACCAAAAAACTAATCTATATATGACTTTTACGGCATTGAAAATGTTTGTGAAGTGGTAGTCATTTTATTGAGTAAGCCCCTTTAGAATTCATGATTGATTGAATTAATTCAGGCATTTTAAATGGTGTTAATGTGATTCAGAGTTCAAATTTGAATACATATACCATGTGTATGAATTGAAATCCATACAATCTAAGTTCTTTAGCATGCCTACACTATTTAAATGCAACATATATCACACAttctaaaatatattattgtttttaatttttcagaaGTCCTATTATGTTGTTCTTAGTACTGTTAAGTATATTGCAGAGGGTATGGATTGGTACTACCCTGCGTGCAAGTGTAGCAAGAAGGTATATCCTGCCGACGGTATGTATTTCTGTGAGCCATGTAATCGTCACGTTGTTTCTCCGGCTCACAGGCAGTTATATGTTGCACTTTCAAATTTGTTGATCTGACTCACGGGCAGTTATATGTTGCACTTtctagagttaaatctagaaaagggttgaagatgCTCATCATAGATTACGAAGGAGTTGTAACTAACACTAGACGCAAcgtagtgtatcaagaagtcttcgataatatttgacatgtaagtgtttatttatcaa is a window of Lotus japonicus ecotype B-129 chromosome 5, LjGifu_v1.2 DNA encoding:
- the LOC130719803 gene encoding uncharacterized protein LOC130719803; amino-acid sequence: MILMDDKGCKIHVTVRKTLIYRFQSLISEGRVYQISFFGVGESGRDFRPTGHPFKINFDIHTSVRLVPNRAIDLSPYNFVPISDIMFKDLDTSFLIDVIGILTGASAEQEFEKDGGKQKRITIELDQDGARVECAFFGKYVDEVVGYLGSADATNAVVVVSCVKVKPFKGKTSLQNVYGATNVLFNHLIEEAAPLRTRFLESHDNTVHVISPLQDSTKKSTLEDDFLKQNDGKTIEQLKDLA